The Humulus lupulus chromosome 3, drHumLupu1.1, whole genome shotgun sequence genome window below encodes:
- the LOC133825394 gene encoding uncharacterized protein LOC133825394 — protein MEYLFRRLQLAALDPSFRFHPMCKSLKLVNLCFADDLILFCKGTHSAVFSLKIALDDFSSATGLTINSAKSQIFFGGVSSTVRNIISQEMNLMEGSFPLKYLGVPMRPTKWRHEDCDIILQKIILRLNSWSSRHLSYAGRMQLIHSVLFGLRNYWMSIFILPQSVVKEIEKLCRSFLWGNAALRSKPHLASWKKVCLPKAYGGLGLRDGALWNREILAKYIWALSEQPEILWVKWVNSIYLKGCNFWCYTLKSDCSWYWRKLCHIREKFGLTEIKAAGSFGRFQPSKLYNLAQNQQIVGYYSAVWCKLTLPKHRFLLWQVINEQLLTRDNLLKLQIVVPVQLCPVCGCFTESHQHLFFTCCLSTQVLQILFNWFGFSAWPSEYTSWSVWLARPRRGLLAALLNLSVAATLYSIWRNRNRSVFDDYSLTTICLVNEIKSVIKYRLYLVNFRNFSVQEQSLLRHLQCN, from the coding sequence ATGGAATACTTGTTTCGGAGACTTCAACTAGCTGCACTTGATCCATCTTTCAGATTTCACCCAATGTGCAAGAGTTTAAAGCTTGTCAATCTTTGTTTTGCTGATGACTTGATCCTCTTTTGTAAGGGTACTCATTCGGCTGTCTTTTCTCTTAAGATTGCGCTTGATGATTTCAGTTCGGCTACTGGTTTGACCATTAATTCTGCTAAGTCTCAAATCTTTTTTGGCGGAGTTTCTTCTACTGTGAGGAATATCATTTCTCAGGAGATGAATCTTATGGAAGGATCTTTTCCGCTCAAGTACCTTGGGGTTCCTATGAGGCCAACTAAGTGGCGTCATGAGGACTGTGATATAATTTTGCAAAAAATCATATTAAGACTTAACTCTTGGTCCAGTAGACACCTCTCCTATGCAGGCCGAATGCAGCTTATCCATTCGGTTTTATTTGGTCTCCGTAACTATTGGATGAGTATCTTTATTTTACCTCAGAGTGTTGTTAAGGAAATTGAGAAATTGTGCCGTAGCTTCCTTTGGGGTAATGCTGCTCTGAGAAGTAAACCTCATTTAGCTTCTTGGAAGAAGGTTTGCCTTCCAAAAGCGTATGGTGGTCTTGGTTTAAGAGATGGCGCTCTTTGGAATAGAGAAATTCTTGCCAAGTACATTTGGGCATTATCTGAGCAACCTGAGATTTTATGGGTTAAATGGGTTAACTCTATATATTTGAAAGGCTGTAATTTCTGGTGTTACACTTTGAAATCTGActgtagctggtattggaggaagttaTGCCACATAAGGGAGAAATTTGGTCTCACTGAGATTAAGGCAGCGGGTAGTTTTGGGAGGTTTCAACCATCCAAACTGTATAATTTAGCTCAAAACCAGCAGATTGTAGGCTACTATTCGGCTGTCTGGTGCAAGCTCACTTTGCCTAAGCATAGATTCCTTCTTTGGCAAGTGATTAATGAGCAGCTTCTTACTAGGGATAATCTATTAAAGCTGCAAATTGTGGTGCCTGTTCAATTGTGTCCGGTTTGTGGTTGCTTTACTGAAAGTCACCAACATCTTTTCTTTACTTGTTGTTTATCTACTCAAGTGCTTCAAATTCTATTTAACTGGTTTGGCTTCAGTGCTTGGCCGAGTGAATACACCAGTTGGAGTGTTTGGCTTGCTCGTCCTCGGCGTGGTCTGTTGGCAGCTTTGCTGAATCTTTCTGTTGCTGCTACTCTGTACAGCATTTGGAGAAATAGGAACAGAAGTGTTTTTGATGACTATTCTTTGACAACTATCTGTCTTGTTAATGAGATTAAATCTGTAATTAAATATAGACTTTACTTGGTTAATTTTAGGAATTTTTCAGTCCAAGAGCAGTCCTTGTTAAGGCATTTACAATGTAATTAG
- the LOC133823418 gene encoding E3 ubiquitin-protein ligase SINAT2, whose product MAPGGSTFKEVLESHSTISDYDVAIKSESTSTVTKTASGLGGKNGVYSTNGVHELLECPVCTSLMYPPIHQCPNGHTLCSNCKVRVHNCCPTCRYDLGNIRCLALEKVAESLELPCTYQSFGCHDIFPYYSKLKHEQHCRFRPYNCPYAGSECSITGDIPTLVAHLKDDHKVDMHDGCTFNHRYVKSNPHEVENATWMLTVFNCFGRQFCLHFEAFQLGMAPVYMAFLRFMGDDNDSKKFSYSLEVGANGRKLIWQGIPRSIRDSHRKVRDSQDGLIIQRNLALYFSGGDRQELKLRVTGRIWKEE is encoded by the exons ATGGCTCCTGGAGGCAGCACTTTCAAGGAAGTTCTTGAGTCCCACAGTACAATATCAGATTATGATGTAGCAATAAAATCAGAATCTACTAGCACAGTTACAAAGACAGCCTCTGGTTTGGGTGGCAAAAATGGAGTTTATTCAACTAATGGTGTGCATGAGTTACTTGAATGCCCAGTTTGCACAAGTTTGATGTATCCCCCAATTCATCAG TGCCCAAATGGCCACACTTTATGCTCAAACTGCAAGGTTAGAGTGCATAATTGCTGCCCAACTTGCCGCTATGATCTTGGAAATATAAGGTGTTTGGCTTTGGAAAAAGTTGCTGAATCATTAGAACTTCCTTGCACATACCAGAGTTTTGGTTGCCATGATATTTTTCCATACTATAGCAAGCTCAAGCATGAACAACATTGTCGATTCCGTCCATACAATTGTCCTTATGCAGGATCTGAGTGCTCAATAACTGGTGACATCCCAACCCTTGTTGCACATCTAAAGGATGATCACAAGGTCGATATGCATGATGGTTGTACTTTTAATCATCGATATGTCAAATCAAATCCACACGAAGTTGAAAATGCAACGTGGATGCTGACG GTATTTAATTGTTTCGGAAGACAATTCTGTTTGCACTTTGAGGCTTTTCAGCTTGGTATGGCTCCAGTCTACATGGCCTTCTTACGATTCATGGGTGATGACAATGATTCCAAGAAATTCAGTTACAGTTTGGAAGTTGGTGCGAATGGACGGAAGCTTATATGGCAAGGAATTCCTAGGAGCATTCGTGACAGTCACAGGAAAGTCCGTGACAGCCAGGATGGCCTGATTATTCAGAGGAATTTGGCTCTGTATTTCTCTGGTGGAGATAGGCAAGAACTAAAGTTAAGGGTCACGGGCCGCATATGGAAAGAGGAGTGA
- the LOC133821528 gene encoding probable protein kinase At2g41970 → MQLSQVSRLKHEHFVELFGYCLEANNRILVYQFATLGSLHDILHGRKGVQGAEPGPALSWNQRVKIAYGAAKGLEFLHEKVQPPIVHRDVRSSNVLLFDDYFAKIADFNLTNQSSDTAARLHSTRVLGTFGYHAPEYAMTGQITQKSDVYSFGVVLLELLTGRKPVDHTMPKGQQSLVTWATPRLSEDKVKQCVDPKLNNDYPPKAIAKLAAVAALCVQYEADFRPNMTIVVKALQPLLNSKPAGPDSQA, encoded by the exons ATGCAGTTATCACAAGTGTCAAGACTGAAGCATGAGCATTTTGTGGAGTTGTTTGGCTATTGCTTAGAGGCAAACAACAGGATTTTGGTGTATCAGTTTGCAACATTGGGTTCTTTACATGACATATTACATG GTAGGAAAGGAGTACAAGGGGCTGAACCTGGCCCAGCTCTAAGTTGGAACCAGAGAGTTAAAATAGCCTATGGAGCAGCCAAAGGCCTAGAGTTCCTGCATGAAAAGGTGCAGCCACCTATTGTTCATCGCGATGTCAGATCCAGCAATGTCCTACTATTTGATGACTATTTTGCTAAGATCGCAGATTTCAATCTCACCAATCAGTCATCTGATACTGCAGCTAGATTACATTCAACTAGAGTCTTGGGAACATTTGGCTACCATGCCCCAGA GTACGCCATGACAGGGCAGATAACTCAAAAGAGTGATGTTTACAGTTTCGGAGTTGTTCTTCTAGAACTACTAACCGGTCGAAAGCCGGTAGACCACACCATGCCTAAGGGACAACAGAGTCTTGTTACTTGG GCAACTCCAAGGTTGAGCGAAGATAAAGTCAAGCAATGTGTTGATCCAAAGCTAAATAACGACTACCCACCAAAGGCAATTGCTAAG ttagcagcagtagcagcactCTGTGTTCAATACGAGGCTGATTTCAGGCCCAATATGACGATTGTTGTGAAGGCCCTACAACCTCTTCTCAACTCAAAACCAGCAGGCCCAGACTCTCAAGCCTAG